One stretch of Flavobacterium sp. 9 DNA includes these proteins:
- a CDS encoding hybrid sensor histidine kinase/response regulator transcription factor, with amino-acid sequence MKIKTILLYFIYIISFSCQNKENTFSSNKSTTDQLSETSQLKIQNQNSESLFDTVKKVNAEYSLEQLDNTKGLSNSSINTIFQDSENLLWIGTWDGLNRYDGNNFEIFRPELNNKNSLSNQVILKIEEDNVGRIWILTIHGINRYDKKTGLFEHYYFSRENIPPLSESEFNMALDSSKRVFCAVKDWGIGYFNGNTFQLLNTEKLSKKAVKKMEFTLNGKLLVLFEDNKLYSLSFKNKPTEKLVISKIELVSDNIRTFGIVSKEKICTVSVTGNSNLYSFTTKENILLPKKDIENSIGNIPEGLVVSSKTGHYIIDIKGNVINHNWLKHLDKQKTTTIIKGNENILWAGTDGDGIIKMYPLKKSFNLIAKSQVPELDGAIVRTFLQVDKNSFLVGTKGKGLFRFSSSFYLNPEKPLKYKNYNENNSAINNAVFSLCKGQDDLIFIGTDGEGISIFDLKKSKLINWINIAGNKDCDYFKSIYSIYQDEEGFIWLGTNGYGMIRCKIDRSGENLKITDFKRYLATNNQKNTLSSNIVFSIIPKNKNQLWIGTRLGGLNLFDKKSEHFTVYKNNPDDATSLSNNDILCLQTDTQNRLWIGTSFGLNLLNPVKKDAKAIFKNFTVKDGLPNNTIHGIVVDKKNNLWLSTNFGLSNFNPNRLKFTNYTKNEGLQNNEFADGAFYQDLNSEFIFMGGIKGFNYFLPQKIKESTIIPDLFIDKISGQNQPIPYYQGLVITPNSNTHPSIVLNHNQNFFDIELTALTYINTEKCQYAYQLMNFDKGWNTINNRRIISFTNVPKGNYSLWIKWSNSDGVWSKPVHAIDICVKPIFWQSNLAFIIYSLLFLAFALFVLSYYKKRQSLTQNILFRQREKELHENRLTFFTDIAHEFQTPLTLIVGSIQKLSEATNLNEKNQKFIQMIQRNSSRLLFLTQQLLEFRKAEYDYLEVTVKKFDLVNLIEQIAELFDEWALEKNIQYNLSIPPTLPGWFDKDKIEKIVFNVMSNAFKYTPVNGKIDLKFYIQDNDSKKLNITITNTGKGIPKEELDSLFTQFFLADTNTKETDNNMFRTGIGLAYVKKLVGVLKGEIQVTSTLNKETTFTILLPCHKEAFSQKELDTAISPILISQHLKNILEENPVKPEDTPNKILSLEELTDNRKVILIVEDEKDIHVLLDELLSEKYKLLLAYNGLEALKIIEDVLPDIIISDVMMPFMDGVEFCKKIKTNLKTCHIPFIMLTAKDSVVHRIEGIESGANSYIPKPFYPDHLLIRIQKLLEEKELISRYFKQDTLTENLPNLNINNEEKDFIKKVIELIRNNIDNENLQSLFIEKELGISNSQLYRKTKQLFGFTPGDLIRTIRLKYAAELLRKNKLTVSEVCYQSGFNNRSYFYREFKKLYDLTPKNYQLKYISKS; translated from the coding sequence TTGAAAATTAAAACCATCCTTCTTTACTTCATTTATATAATATCCTTTTCATGTCAAAATAAAGAGAATACATTTTCTAGTAATAAATCTACAACTGATCAGTTATCTGAAACTTCTCAATTAAAAATTCAAAATCAAAATTCTGAATCACTTTTTGATACAGTAAAAAAAGTTAATGCTGAATACTCTTTAGAACAATTAGACAATACAAAGGGTTTATCTAATAGTTCTATTAATACTATATTTCAAGATTCTGAAAACTTGCTTTGGATAGGAACCTGGGATGGTTTAAATCGATATGATGGAAATAACTTTGAAATTTTCAGGCCTGAATTAAATAACAAAAATAGTCTGAGCAATCAGGTTATTCTCAAAATAGAGGAGGATAACGTGGGAAGAATTTGGATATTAACCATACACGGAATTAATCGGTATGATAAAAAAACAGGTTTATTTGAGCATTATTACTTTTCAAGAGAAAACATTCCGCCATTATCGGAATCTGAATTTAATATGGCGCTTGATTCTTCTAAAAGAGTATTTTGTGCTGTAAAAGATTGGGGAATTGGTTATTTTAATGGTAATACTTTCCAATTATTAAACACTGAAAAGCTTTCGAAAAAAGCCGTAAAAAAAATGGAGTTTACTTTAAACGGTAAATTACTGGTGTTATTTGAAGATAACAAACTCTATTCATTATCCTTTAAAAATAAACCAACCGAAAAACTTGTTATTTCTAAAATAGAACTGGTCTCGGATAACATTCGAACATTCGGAATCGTTTCGAAAGAAAAAATATGCACCGTATCCGTGACCGGAAATAGTAATTTATATTCTTTTACTACTAAAGAAAACATTTTACTTCCTAAAAAAGATATTGAAAATAGTATTGGTAATATTCCCGAAGGACTTGTTGTTTCAAGTAAAACCGGACATTACATTATTGATATTAAAGGTAATGTAATTAATCATAACTGGTTAAAACATCTAGACAAGCAAAAAACCACTACAATAATTAAAGGAAATGAAAATATCCTTTGGGCAGGAACAGACGGCGACGGAATTATTAAAATGTATCCGCTCAAGAAATCGTTTAATCTTATTGCAAAATCTCAGGTTCCGGAATTAGACGGAGCGATTGTTAGAACGTTTCTCCAAGTAGATAAAAACTCTTTTTTGGTGGGTACAAAAGGAAAAGGTTTATTCCGTTTTTCTTCAAGCTTTTATCTCAATCCCGAAAAACCACTGAAATATAAAAACTATAACGAGAATAATAGTGCCATTAACAATGCCGTATTTTCTTTATGTAAAGGACAAGACGACCTTATTTTTATTGGAACTGATGGTGAAGGAATTTCTATTTTTGATCTAAAAAAATCTAAATTAATTAATTGGATCAATATTGCAGGTAATAAAGACTGTGATTACTTTAAATCTATCTACTCGATCTATCAGGACGAAGAAGGTTTTATTTGGCTCGGAACTAACGGATACGGAATGATTCGCTGCAAGATCGATCGGTCTGGAGAGAATTTGAAGATCACTGATTTTAAACGATATCTTGCTACTAATAATCAGAAAAACACTTTAAGCAGTAATATTGTTTTCTCTATAATTCCCAAGAATAAAAATCAACTTTGGATAGGAACCCGATTGGGCGGTTTAAATTTATTCGATAAAAAATCAGAGCATTTTACAGTTTATAAAAACAATCCTGATGATGCTACAAGTTTATCTAATAATGATATCTTGTGTTTACAAACTGATACCCAAAATAGACTTTGGATAGGAACCAGTTTTGGTCTTAATTTATTAAATCCTGTAAAAAAGGATGCAAAAGCAATCTTTAAAAACTTTACTGTAAAAGATGGGCTTCCCAATAATACGATTCACGGAATTGTCGTCGATAAAAAAAACAATCTTTGGCTAAGTACCAATTTTGGTTTGTCTAATTTTAATCCTAATCGATTAAAATTTACCAATTACACTAAAAATGAAGGTTTACAAAATAATGAATTTGCAGATGGCGCCTTCTATCAGGACTTAAATTCTGAATTTATTTTTATGGGCGGAATTAAAGGTTTTAATTATTTCCTGCCTCAAAAAATAAAAGAATCTACTATAATTCCGGATCTTTTTATTGATAAAATTAGTGGTCAAAATCAACCTATTCCGTATTATCAAGGATTGGTTATTACACCCAATTCAAATACTCATCCATCAATTGTTTTAAACCATAATCAAAACTTTTTTGATATTGAACTTACTGCTTTAACTTATATCAATACTGAAAAATGTCAATATGCTTATCAATTAATGAATTTTGACAAAGGCTGGAATACAATTAATAACCGACGAATTATTTCTTTTACAAATGTGCCTAAAGGAAATTATTCTTTATGGATAAAATGGTCAAATAGTGATGGTGTCTGGAGTAAACCGGTACATGCTATTGATATTTGTGTTAAACCAATATTTTGGCAATCAAATCTTGCTTTTATAATCTATTCTTTATTGTTTTTGGCTTTTGCATTATTTGTACTTAGTTATTACAAAAAACGTCAGTCATTGACGCAAAATATTCTTTTCAGACAAAGAGAAAAAGAACTTCACGAAAACAGACTTACGTTTTTTACTGATATTGCCCATGAATTTCAAACACCGCTGACATTAATTGTGGGATCTATCCAAAAACTTTCAGAAGCTACAAATCTCAACGAAAAAAATCAGAAATTTATACAAATGATTCAACGAAATTCTTCGCGTTTATTATTCTTAACGCAACAATTACTTGAATTTAGAAAAGCCGAATATGACTATCTCGAAGTAACGGTGAAAAAATTTGATTTGGTAAACCTAATCGAACAAATTGCCGAGTTATTTGATGAATGGGCTTTAGAAAAAAACATTCAATACAACCTCAGCATCCCTCCTACTTTACCAGGATGGTTCGACAAAGATAAGATTGAAAAAATAGTATTTAATGTAATGTCAAATGCTTTTAAATATACTCCTGTAAATGGTAAAATAGATCTTAAATTTTATATTCAGGATAATGATTCTAAAAAGCTAAACATAACTATCACAAATACAGGAAAGGGAATTCCGAAAGAAGAATTAGATTCTTTATTTACTCAATTTTTCTTAGCCGATACAAATACTAAAGAAACTGATAACAATATGTTTAGAACTGGTATTGGTCTTGCATATGTAAAAAAATTAGTTGGTGTATTAAAAGGCGAGATACAAGTTACAAGCACTCTTAATAAAGAAACGACCTTTACAATCTTATTGCCTTGCCATAAAGAAGCTTTTAGCCAAAAGGAATTAGACACAGCGATAAGTCCTATTTTAATATCACAACATTTAAAAAATATTCTGGAAGAAAATCCCGTTAAACCGGAAGATACTCCAAATAAAATTTTGTCGCTCGAAGAACTTACAGACAATCGAAAAGTAATACTAATAGTCGAAGATGAAAAAGATATTCATGTACTTCTTGACGAATTACTTAGTGAGAAATATAAACTTTTACTAGCCTATAATGGCCTTGAAGCTTTAAAAATTATTGAAGATGTTCTTCCAGACATTATTATAAGCGATGTAATGATGCCTTTTATGGATGGCGTTGAGTTTTGTAAAAAAATCAAAACTAATCTTAAAACCTGTCATATTCCTTTTATTATGCTAACAGCAAAAGACTCTGTTGTGCATAGAATCGAAGGAATAGAGAGCGGTGCGAATTCTTATATTCCAAAACCATTTTATCCTGATCATTTACTTATAAGAATACAAAAGCTATTAGAAGAAAAAGAATTGATTTCAAGGTATTTTAAACAAGATACACTTACCGAAAACCTACCCAATCTGAACATAAATAACGAGGAAAAAGATTTTATAAAAAAAGTTATTGAACTTATTCGTAATAATATTGATAATGAAAACCTACAAAGTTTATTTATCGAAAAAGAATTAGGAATCAGTAATTCACAATTGTACCGAAAAACCAAACAACTTTTTGGTTTTACACCGGGTGATTTAATTCGTACCATTCGATTGAAATATGCTGCCGAATTGTTAAGAAAAAACAAATTAACGGTATCTGAAGTATGTTATCAATCCGGCTTTAATAATCGCTCTTATTTTTATCGTGAGTTTAAAAAACTATACGATTTAACACCCAAAAATTATCAGCTCAAATACATATCAAAGAGCTGA
- a CDS encoding superoxide dismutase has protein sequence MEKNITRFGILASFLLLFSCNDSNKLTEVVEVPLPTKEEKITIGSPNDVKADPGSFELTKLPFSYDALAPAIRTLTMETHYSKHYLTYTNNLNKEILNTEFENLPIEDILKKMDLNNAKLRQNAGGYYNHTLYFNILTPKETTPKDTLVGSINKEFGSFSNLTNQFKGQATKQFGSGWVWLVVDRYGKLQVTTTDNQDNPLMKNALIPGTPILGIDLWEHAYYLDYQNRKGSYIDAFYQHINWEKVNENYIEALKKVKKV, from the coding sequence ATGGAGAAAAACATTACCCGTTTTGGCATTTTAGCTTCATTTTTATTATTATTTTCTTGTAATGATAGTAATAAGCTAACCGAAGTTGTAGAAGTTCCTTTGCCTACAAAAGAAGAAAAAATAACGATTGGATCTCCAAATGATGTAAAAGCAGATCCGGGATCTTTTGAGTTAACAAAACTTCCTTTTTCTTATGACGCATTAGCGCCGGCAATAAGAACACTTACAATGGAAACGCATTATTCTAAGCACTATTTAACGTATACGAATAATCTAAATAAGGAGATTTTAAATACTGAATTTGAAAACTTGCCAATTGAAGATATCTTAAAAAAAATGGATCTCAACAATGCAAAACTTCGTCAAAATGCTGGTGGATATTACAATCACACTTTGTATTTTAATATTCTGACTCCAAAAGAAACAACTCCAAAAGATACTTTGGTTGGTTCTATAAATAAAGAATTTGGTTCATTTAGCAACCTTACAAATCAGTTTAAAGGCCAAGCAACAAAGCAATTTGGTTCTGGTTGGGTTTGGTTAGTAGTTGACAGATACGGAAAACTACAAGTAACAACGACTGACAACCAAGATAATCCGTTAATGAAAAACGCTTTGATTCCCGGAACTCCTATTTTAGGAATTGATTTATGGGAACATGCTTATTACTTAGATTATCAAAACAGAAAAGGAAGTTATATTGATGCTTTTTATCAACATATAAATTGGGAAAAAGTAAACGAAAACTACATAGAGGCTTTAAAGAAAGTCAAAAAAGTATAA
- a CDS encoding acyl-CoA-binding protein has protein sequence MTEKDLDTRFSEAVETALKMTQASLPQDVQLRLYAYYKQATFGSAVYNQSENFDLRDAFKTNAWMQISRISIDEAKECYIEIINSLISK, from the coding sequence ATGACCGAAAAAGATTTAGATACTCGTTTTTCAGAGGCTGTAGAAACTGCTTTAAAAATGACTCAGGCCTCACTGCCACAAGATGTGCAGTTAAGGCTCTATGCTTATTACAAACAGGCAACTTTTGGATCAGCTGTTTACAATCAATCTGAGAATTTTGATTTACGCGATGCTTTCAAAACAAATGCGTGGATGCAAATAAGTCGTATATCAATCGATGAGGCTAAAGAATGCTACATAGAAATTATTAATTCATTAATATCAAAATAA